The Streptomyces sp. 11x1 genomic sequence GTGGTGCCGCGTGGGCCGAGGGCGCCGACCATGAGCCGTTCTCGCCAGGTGAACTTCGAGCCGAGGAAGGCGAGCATGATCGGAAGGGTGCGCACCACGGTGAGCGCGGCGACGCCCAGCACACCGACCAGCGCCGGGCGCCCCCGACGCGCCGGACCTTCCGGTCGGTCGGCACGGCAATGCGATGCCGGGCCGAGGCCCTGGGAGCCGGTACTCCGGGCGGTGGGGATGACGGCCGCGGCGACGGTCCTTGGAGTCGGAGTCGGGGCGGAACGGCGGGTGAGAGGCGGACGGCTGCGCGGGAGCCGCGGGGCCACGGCCTCCGGCGACCGCCCGCCGGAGGCCGACTCACGCTCGGACTTCCCGGGGTGCCCACCCGAGGCTCATCGGACGCGACGCGCCAGTTTCGTGGCGTCGTTGAGCAGGTGCTCCAGGGGGCCGCGGCGGAAGAAGCGGGACCAGACCGCCGCGAACACGGTGGCCCCGACGACGAAGCAGAGCAGCAGCCCGAAAGAGGCGGCCTGCGGCGGGGTGGCCGCTTCGCCGGGCAGGGCGAGGATTGCCAGGATGTGGCCTACGTAGAGGGTCAGGGACATGGTGCCGACGGCGATGACCGGCGTTGCCGGCCGACGCAGCCACGGCAGTCGGTCCAACGCCACCGTGGCGCACAGGATCACGGTGATCGCGACCCCCAGGCAGCCGACGAGGTCGAACGTGGAACCGCTGTGCGGCTCGGCCGCCAGCAGCCCCCAGGCGTCGGGGCCCCCCAACCCACCACCGACCGGCAAGTCGAAAGATCCCTCTGCCATACCGGGATCCTTCATGGCACCGAAGTCCTTCATGGCACCCGGGTCCTTCATGGCAGGCATGCCGACCATGATCTTCTGAGCGCCGCCGGTCAGCCGGAGCGCCAGCCACGAGACGCCGTATCCGAGGGCGATCAGCGCGGGACCGACCACGGCCAGCCGCCGCCGCACCGCGCCTGAGGCGAGGTCCAGCCGGCCCAACGCCATGCCGGTGACCACGAACGTCATCCAGGTGATCGCCGGGTAGAAGCCGGTGAGCAGGAAGTCGAGCACACCCACGCCGGAGAGGCGCGCGATCGGGTCGTACGAGTCGATGGTGTTCACGATCGACTCACTGAGCAGCGCCCTCAGGGCGTACGCCAGCTGCGGCGTGACAACCGCGAGCGCGACCGCGATGAGCGCGAGCGTCCTGGCTCGCAGCCGCAGCAGGGGCAGGGACAGCAGGAAGTACACCGCGTAGAAGTTGAGGATCGTGGCGCCGCCGAAGTTGGTCATCGTCAACGCGGTGCCCACCACCAGCAGGATCACGGCCCGGATCACGATCCTGGCCCTCGCCTGCCGGCCGGCCAGTCCGGTCTTCGGTTCCAGGCGACCGGCGATCAGCACCAACGAGAACCCTGCGAGGGTGGCGAACAGCGCCGAGGCCCGGCCGCTCGCCAGCCAGACGACCCATTCGCCAACGCCGCTGCCGGACGTGGGGAAGGGGTTGAAGGGGCCGGTGTGCACGGCGAACATTCCGAACACGGCCAGTGCGCGGGCGAGGTCCACCCCGACCAGCCGCGCCGTCGACGAGGGGCGTTCCGTCGCCGTGGCGGACTCGGACGCGGGTAAGGGCTGGGGAGGCGCCTCCTTGGCGCTTTGGATGTCGGTCACCGGGACAACCTTGCCGAGGCGGGGGCTGTCGACCATCCGCCGAGCTTCGGGAGATGTCCCGCCGGTCAGCCGACCGACCCCCTCCGATTGGCGGGGGCCGGTCTCGGCCGCGTCGCGGGCTCGTCGCTGCCGGCGCCGAAAGACGGGCATCTGACGCGTAAATAGGTCCAGGTCAGGGTGGGTGTGGGCAGGGCTGGGTGCCCGGTGGTCGTCGCGGCCGCCGGGTGCGCCGTTCCGGGAGGACCAGGGTGAATCAGGAATTCTGACGCACGTGCTTCGCAGCAACACTCCACGGTTCCCGTGGGCGGTCCCCAGCACCATGCTGACCTGCGAGCTCACCGGCATCACAGAGGCTTCGGTTTCGGCCGGAACGAACCAGCTCAGCGTCCCGTACCCCCATCAGCCCACGTCAGGGCAGACAGAAGCACCCCCGGCGCACGCCACGGCATTTACCACGCCCCCGGCGCGCACCGAAGGTGCGCTGGATCGCTGACCTGCTATTTCGCCGTGCGGACGGTGGTTGTGGACGCCGCAGTGTTGTTGGCCGCCCAACTCATGCCCAGGAGGCAGTACTTCAGCCCAAGAGGCAGTACTTCAACTGACGCGCCATGGTGGTCACGAAGGGCCCGGGCCGCACGCAGGCCCGGCGGAAACGGCTCAGACGATGTCGTGGATGTTGTGCTCGGTCAGGTCGGATGCGTGCCGGGCGATGGCACGGCGGTCGGCGTCGTCGTGGAGGACGGCGAGGCCGTGGCGTCGGGCGCCGTCTTTGCGGAGGATTCGTCGTGGACGCGGTGGCAGACACGGCCGGTCGGCATACCGCCGGTTCCGGGCCGGGCCGGGAGTGCCCCGACCCCGACCCGAAGAGATGACTCCGAAGGCGCAACACCGACTCAGCGTCGTCCAGCAGCGGTCGCCGAACCGCGGGTCCTGCACCCGAAGGACGTCAGGCTCTCGGGTCGAGGCCTCGGACGCGCCTCAAGCGGGCCGGAGATCCCGAAGGTGATCCGGCCGACCTGGGTGGTACCGGCAGCTCGGCGACTTCTTCATGCGGTCGTCGTCACGCCGGGTCGATGCGGGAGACGCTGCCGCGCAGGTCGAGCACGTACAGCTCGCCGTTGCCTGCCTGCACGAACGAGACGACCCGGCCGCCGTCGACTCCGAGGTCGCTCACGCCGGTCACCTTGCCGTTCTCCAACTGCAGCGTGCGGATGGTGCCGTCGCAGTAGTCGCTGAACACGTACTGGCCCCTGAGGTCCGGGATGGCCTCGCCCCGGTAGACGTATCCGCCGGTGACCGAGCAGCCAGGCCCGCTGCGGTCGTACTCGTGGATCGGCGGTACGTGGTTCGCGGGCTCCGTGCCGCCCCGGAAGGGATGGTTGCCCTCCATCTGGGACCAGCCGTAGTTCTCGCCACCCTTGCTGGTTGCCGGCGCCCAGTCGATCTCCTCCCAGGCACTCTGGCCGACGTCCCCGATCAGCAGGTCGCCCGTGCCCGCGTCGAAGGAGAACCTCCACGGATTGCGCAACCCGTACGCCCAGATCTCGTCCTTCGCGTTCGGGTCGTCCACGAACGGGTTGCCCGGCGGGATCGCGTAGGGCTTGCCGCCGCTCGGGTCGATCCGCAGCAGCTTGCCGAGCAGCGTGCCGAGGTTCTGCCCGTTGCCGTGCGGGTCGCCGGCCGAGCCGCCGTCGCCGAGCGCGATGTAGAGGTAGCCGTCGGGGCCGAACGCGATGTCACCGCCGTTGTGGTTCGCGTAGGGCTGTGTCTGGGTGAGGACGGTACGCCGGGTACCCGGCTGGATCTTGCCGTCCCGCACCGCGAACTCGTCCACGGTGGTGGTGCCTTGGAGGTTCGTGAACGAGATGTAGAAGTGCGCGAACTCCTTGTCGAACGTGATGCCCAGCAGGCCACGTTCGCCGTTGGTGGTGGTCTCGCCGGATATGTCGATGACGGGCGCGCCGAGCCCCTCATCGCCCAAGACCCTTACCTTGCCGGCGCGTTCGGCTAGCCAGACCGTGCCGCCGGGACCGGCGGTGCCGACGGATGGATTCTGGGCCGTGGCCACCTTCGTGAGCACGACCTTTGCTGCCTGACGTGGGGCGCTGGGTTCGTCGGCAGACGCCGTGGTCAAAGCGAGGGAAGCGACGAGGCAGAGAGTGCCGATGATCGCCGAGCTTCTGGTGCGAACTTTCACCGTGGTCCTCCTAGAGGCGGCGAACGGGGGAGAGCACCCGGCTGCCAGGGGCAGAGATACGTGGGTGTCGTCCATGCCGGCACGCTTACCTGGGGGGTGGGGGGATGGTGCGCTACTGGCCACAGATGAGGCTACCGGGACAGGGGTTGTTGAAATAGACAAGACTCCGCCACCCATTCACCTCCGCTCCGCCCGGTTGGCTCCCTTGAGGAGGATCTTGACGCCGTTGACGTACATGCCGTCGCCGCTGCGTGTTGACCGGGACTGCGGGAGGACACGCCGGCCGGGTCGTCAGCCCAGCGCGGGGCGTGTGCGGCGTGCGGCGCGGGCGGGCCGCCCGACTGCGGCGTACCAGACCAGGGCCGCGCACAGGAAGCCCGCCGCCGCGGAGGTCAGTGACCTGGTGAGGGTGTCGTTCCGTGCGCCGGAGGCGAGGGCGACGGCCAAGGCCAGTGTCAGGGTGATGGCGGGCAGCGCACGGGGGCTCCACGTGGCGCCTGGCACGGCGGCCGGCAGCAGCAGCCAGGTGGCGAGGCCGTAACAGGCACAGGCCAACAGTGTGGCTCCCAGCACCTCGCTGGGCCGGTGCCCGCCCATGGTCGCGCTGGCGGCGGCGATGCAGGCGAGCCACAGCACACCGGCCGTGGCGACATAGGGGCGGATGCGAGGGGAAACCACGAGGACGGCGGCGAGGGTCAGCGCGGCGGGGATGGCCGTGTGCCCGCTGGGAAAACCCTGCTCAAGGAGATTCTCCGGCGCGCCCACCAGATCAGGGCGGGGCAGGATGGTCGATTCGAGCACCTCCTTGCCTCCGGTCGTGAAAATGACGACCCCGAGCGCCGCGCATCCCTGCCACCAGCACCGCCGCACCAGGGTGAGGACCACGATGACGGCCAGGCCCACCATCAGGGTCGGCTTGGCGCTCAATTCCATCGGTGGCAGGGGCGTCGAGCCGTAGACCGCTCCTGACAGGGGGTAGATCCATGCCTCTTCGCTGCCCCTGCACCGAGAGCGAAGGGCGGCCAGATGGATGCCGTCCAGCCACCACGGCCGGGCCGTGTCGTCGACGACGGCACGGGCGCGGGCCCGCACCCCGGCGCGCACCAGGGCGGCGACTTCCCGCGGCGGGGGCCAGGAGCGGCCGGGATACGCCTCGGAGAGGCAGGCCAGCACCTCCTCTCCCTGTCGGGAGCGGTAGGGCTCGGGATAGACCGCTAGCAGCAGACGGTTCATGCCGGGGCCGCTCCGGCATCCCGCGAGCGTCCGATGACGATGGCCGCCGCCTGCTGCATCCGCAGCGCCTCCCGGCCGAGCGCCTCGGTGCCGTCCTCGGTGAGCCGGTAGTAGCGCCGCGCCCGCCCGTCCACGATCTCCTCATGGCCGGCGGCCACCAGCCCGGCCCGCTCCATCCGCTCCAGCGCGCCGTAGAGAGTGCCGACAGCGATCCGGAGCCGCCCGTCGGTGGCCTGCTCGGCAGCCTTGATGATGCCGTAACCGTGCAACGGACCATCCATGAGTGCGGCAAGGATGAAGTACTGCGGTTCCGTCAAGGGCGGATTCTGTCTGGTCACGCATCGAGCATATATCGAGCTACGAAATATATCTGCCAGTCCTGGGTGATCACAGGCAGCACCTCCATGCCCAAGGCGAGCGTCGTCACCCCACCCCCGCCCCCGCCGCCCTCCGGACCGCCCTCACCGCCTGGTTCAGCCCGGCCACGGCCGACTGAACGGGTCGGCAGTCGTCCTTGCCGTCCCTTCCGCGACCCGGTCCTGTAAATGGAAGAAATTTTCCGTTGATGGGTCTGGTACGCGCCCGACACGCCGGTGCAACAACCTGGCCGTTAGCTGCCGCAATCAACCGTCCGGCGCAGCGCCGGTAGGGGACAGGGCACAGCAAGAAGGAGCAGGACATGACGGCCACGGACAGCGCGGACGCGGACAGAACCACCGCCCCGCCCGGGTACTCCTCCCGTCTCTACAACGCGGACCTGGCCCCCGCCACCGAACGCAAGTGGGGCGCCTTCAGCATCTTCAACGTCTGGACCTCGGACGTGCACAGTCTGTACGGCTACTTCCTGGCCGCCAGCCTGTTCCTCGTCGCGGGCAACACCTTCAAGTTCCTCATCGGCATCGGTGTGGGCTCGCTGATCATCTACTGGCTGATGACCCTCATCGGCAAGGCGGGCGTCAAGACCGGTGTCCCGTACCCGGTCCTCGCCCGCGCCTCGTTCGGCACCTTCGGCGCCAACGTCCCGGCCCTCGTACGGGCCGTGGTCGCCACCTTCTGGTACGGCGCCCAGACCAGCGCCGCCGCCGGCGCCATCGTGGCCTTCCTCGTCCGCTACGACGGACCCAAGCATCTGCACGAGACCAGTCGTCTCTTCGACCACAGCGGCCTCGAAGTGCTCTGCTACCTCGGTGTGTGGGCCGCCCAACTGCTCATCATCAGCAAGGGCATGGAGACGGTCCGCCGTTTCCAGGACTTCGCCGGCCCGGCGGTCTGGGTGATGATGCTGATCCTCGCGATCGCGCTGTCCGTGAAGGCCGGGACGCTGTCCTTCTCCGTCGACATGCCGAGCGGCGACCTCGCCGCACTCGCCAAGAGCGCCACCGGGCTCGACGTCGGCCCCGGCTCATTCGCCGCGATCGCGGCGATAGCCGCCACCTGGGTCACCTACTTCGCCGCCCTGTTCCTCAACTTCGGTGACTTCGCACGCTTCACCCCGGACACGAAGGCCCTGAAGAAGGGCAACATCTGGGGCCTGCCCGTCAACCTGATCCTCTTCTCCCTCGTCGCCGCGATCACCACGGCCGCCGCCAGCAAGGTGTACGGCGAGGTCATCCTCGAACCGGCCGAGATCTCCGCCAAGTTCGACAGCGCGTTCCTCGTCCTGCTCGCCGCCCTGACCTTCGCCGTGGCCACCCTCGGCATCAACGTCGTCGCCAACTTCGTCAGTCCCGCCTTCGACTTCGCCAACGTGGCCCCGAAGCACGTGACCTTCCGCAGGGGCGGCCTCATCGCCGCCGTCATCGCGCTCCTGCTCTACCCGCTCCACCCCTGGGACAACGCCCCCAGCTTCGTCAACGCCATCGGCTCGACGATGGGCCCCATCTTCGGTGTGATCGTCGTCGACTACTACCTCATCCGGAAGACACAGCTGAACGTGCCCGCTCTGTACGAGGAAGACGGGGAGTTCCGCTTCCAGGGGGGCTGGAACATACGGGCGTTCGCCGCCGGTGTGGTGGGCGCCGTCTTCTCCAGCATCCTCCCCGTCTACGGACCGTCAGGATACGGGGCCTCGCTGGGTCCGTACTCCTGGTTCATCGGAGTCGTCGTGGCCGGCGTGCTCTACTTCGCGTTCAGCAGGGGCAAGAGCCCCCACACCGCGAGGACGGCGGCAACGGAAGCGCCGGAGGCGACAGAGGCATAGGAGTCCGCGGGCGGGGCGGCCCGGGGGCGCTCCGCCCGGGTGGTTCAGGGCTTCTCGCCGTCCCGGTCCACGAGGGACTGCGTCACCGCTGCGAGCGCTCGTCGTCGCCGTCCTCGTCCTCCTCCCTCACGGGGCTGTCGTACGAGACCAGCCCCGGCCCGCGCACATCGATGGGGTCGCCGCGGCGAACGAGGTCGGCGCGGCACCTGGGTGGTCTTCGGAGCGGCGCCGGGGCGACGTGACCGGGTGCCGTCGGCAGGTGTGCCGCGTGACGGTGCCGGAACGCTATGCCTGGCGGACCGAGGTGGCGGCAGGGCCGGGAATGACCTGTTCCGCCCAGATGATCTTGCCGGTCGCGGTGTAACGGGTTCCCCATCGCTGGGCGAGCTGGGCCACGATCAGCAGGCCCCGCCCTCCTTCGTCGGTGGTCCGGGCATGGCGCAGGCGCGGCGAGGTGCTGCTGGCGTCGGAGACCTCGCAGATCAGGCTGCGATCCCGGATCAGGCGGAGGCAGACCGGTCCGCTCGCATGGCGGATGGCGTTGGTGACCAGCTCGCTGACGATGAGCTCCGTGGTGAACGTCAGGTCGTCCATGTGCCACTCCGCGAGTTGCCGGCCGACCAGGGCACGGGCGTGCGCCACGGCGGCCGGGTCGCTGGGCAGGTTCCAGGAGACGACCCGGTCCGGAGCCAGCACGCGGGTCCGGGCGAGGAGCAGGGCCGCGTCGTCCGACGGCGGACCGTTCAGCAGGGCGTCGACCACACTGCGGCCGATGCCTTCGAGGGTCGGCCGGGACACCGTGAGGGCCTCGCCCAACTGAGTCAGACCGACGTCGAGGTCCCGGTCGAAGGTCTCGATGAGGCCGTCGGTGTAGAGCGCGATGAGGCTGCCCTCGGCCAGTTCCAGTTCGACGGACTCGAAGGGGAGGTACCCGAGGCCGAGCGGCGGTCCGGCGGGCAGTTCCAGGACGTCGGCGACGCCGTCCGGGCCGACGACCACGGGCGGGAGGTGACCGGCCCGGGCCAGCGTGCACCGTCTGCTGACGGGGTCGTACACGGCGTACAGGCAGGTGGCTCCCATGAACGCGGTGCCCGCCGTCCCGTCCCCGTACGCCGTCGGCTCCCCGCTGCCGTCCTCCTCCGTGAGGCCGATGACCAGGTCGTCCAGATGAGCGAGCAACTCGTCCGGAGGGAGGTCCAGGTTGGCGAGCGTGCGGACGGCGGTGCGCAGGCGTCCCATGGTCGCCGCCGCGTTCATGCCGTGCCCGACCACGTCCCCCACGACCAGTGCGACCCGGGTTCCGGAGAGCGGGATCACATCGAACCAGTCGCCGCCCACACCGCTGGGAGCGTCCGCCGGGAAGTACCACGACGCCACCTCCAGAGCGGACCCCGCCGTCAGTTCCTGCGGCAGCAGGTACCGCTGCATGGAACGGGCCGCGGCGCGCTCGCGGGTGAAGCGGCGCGCGTTGTCGACGCTCACCGCCGCGCGGGAGACGAGTTCCTCGGCGAGACGGACATCGTCCTCCTCGAAGGGGTGGCGGTGCCGGGACCGGGCGAACGTCGCCACGCCCAGGGTGACGCCGCGCGCCCGTACCGGAACCACCATCAGCGAGCGGAAGTCGAACTCTCGCAGGGTGGCGCCCAGTGACTGGTCCTCGGTCACCCAGGCGCTGGTGGAGGGCTCCAGGATCCGTTCCACCAGGGTTCTGCTCTCCAGCAGACAGCGAGTCACGGGCGACAAGGCGGCACGCCGTACCGCTTCTCCGACGGCCAGGGACGCCTCCGGACAGCCCTCGCGCACCGACTGCTGCGCCGCGCGGCGAATCACGGGCGTCATGTCGACCGGTCCGGGGGCCGGCTCCTCGCCGTGCATCACCGAGTCCAGCAGATCGACGGCGACGAAGTCGGCGACGACCGGCACGACCTCGTCGGCCAGTTCCTGAGCGGTCCGCGTCACGTCCAGCGTGCTGCCGATACGGGCACCGGCGTCGTTCAGCAGGGCCAGGCGCTCCTGGGCCCGCCAGCGCTCGGTGACGTCGATGATCATGTACCAGACACCCACGGCCCGGCCCCGGCGGTCCTTCATCGCGAAGAAGGAGGCGGAGTACGCGCGTCTGCGGTCGAGGTCCGTGGAGCCGGGGGCTCGGAACTCGTAGTCCATCACCGGGGCCCCGGTCTCCAGAACCGTCCGCATCTTCTCCTCGAACGCCTCCGCCTCCCCGCTCGGCAGCACTTCCGTCGCCTTCCGGCCCAGCCGCTGTTCCAGGGGGACCAGGCGGTCCAGCGGCCGGTTCACCCAGACGTAGCGCAGATCCGTGTCCAGGACGGCCATGCCGACCGGTGCGTGGGCGAGGAACGGCGAGAGCATCAACTGGCTCATCCCGCCGCCCGGCATCCGCCAGAAGGCCCGTTTCGGCGGCCGGCCGACGAACCTGCCGAAGACCAGTGCGGCGACCGTGGCGACCAGCACGCCCGGGACCATTTCGTAGATGCCCGACTCCAGTGGCCCGAGCAGTGGATTGATCTTCTTCCAGAGAAGCACCGTCGCCGCGCCCGAGACGATCCCGGCCATGGCCCCCGCCCAGGTCATACGGGGCCAGTGCAGTGAGAGGAGGACGACCGGCCCGAAGGCGGCTCCGAAGCCCGCCCAGGCATAGGCGACGATGCTCAGCACACCGCCGCCCTCCAGCGCGATCACGCAGGCCACCAGGATCACCACGACGACGGAGCCGCGACCGATCCACACCAGCGTCCTGTCGGAGGCACGCCGGTTGAGGAACGCGTGGTAGACGTCCTCCGTGAGGGCGACGGACGACACGAGAAGCTGGCTGTCCGCGGTCGAGATGATCGCGGCCAGTACGGCGATCAGCATCAGCCCGGCGACCCAGGGGTTGAGCAGGGTCCGGGTCAGGTCGATGTAGACCGTCTCCGGGTCACTGAGCGGGACCCCGAGCTCCCCGATCCCCACGAGGCCGACGAGTGTGGCACCGGCGAGCACGACGACGACCCACACCGTTCCGATGCGACGGGCCGCGGGGACGGCACGGATGCTGCGGATGCCCATGAAACGGGCCAGGATGTGCGGCTGACCGAAGTAGCCGAGGCCCCAGGCGAGCAGCGAGACGATCGCGACGGCGCCGAGCGACCCGTCCGCCGACCACTGACCGCCCGCGTAGCCGACGTCGGCCCCCGCGTCCAGCAGCTTCGGCGTCCTGCTCTCCACGGCATCGCCCAGTGCCCCGAAGCCGCCGAGCGCCGCGATACCGACCAGAGGGAGCACGAGCAGGGCGAGGAACATCAGCGTGCCCTGCACCACATGCGTCAGGCTCACGGCGAGGAAGCCGCCCAGACCCGAGTAGATGACGATCACCAGGGCGGTCAGCGTCACCCCGAGTCCGAAACGGAGGTCGAAGACCTGCTCGAACAGCAACCCGCCGGCCACCAGACCGCTGGCCACGTAGACGGTGAAGAACACGAGGGTGACCGCCGCCGAGACCATCCTGAGCAGCCGGGTGCGGTCCTCGAACCGCTCCTCCAGATACGCCGAGAGACTCACGGCGTTGCCGGCGTGCTCGGTGTAGGTGCGCAGCCGCGGAGCGACGAACAGCCAGTTGAGGTAGGTGCCGACCGCCAGGCCGAGCGCGATCCAGCCGGCGCCGAGGCCGGCCGCGTAGACCGCTCCGGGAAGGGCGAGGAACAGCCAGCCGGACATGTCGCTGGCCCCTGCGGACAGGGCGGCGACGAACGCGCTGAGCCTGCGGTTCCCTAGGGCGAAGTCGGCGAAGGTGTGAGTGCGGGTGTACGCCCAGACACCTATTCCGATCATGGCGGCCACGTACACGACGAACGTGGTCACGACCGGCGCACTCAAGTCGAACATGTCTGTCCTCGCCTGCGAGGTCCATGAGACGGGCGCGACCGTCGGCACGCCCGACAGC encodes the following:
- a CDS encoding heparan-alpha-glucosaminide N-acetyltransferase domain-containing protein codes for the protein MTDIQSAKEAPPQPLPASESATATERPSSTARLVGVDLARALAVFGMFAVHTGPFNPFPTSGSGVGEWVVWLASGRASALFATLAGFSLVLIAGRLEPKTGLAGRQARARIVIRAVILLVVGTALTMTNFGGATILNFYAVYFLLSLPLLRLRARTLALIAVALAVVTPQLAYALRALLSESIVNTIDSYDPIARLSGVGVLDFLLTGFYPAITWMTFVVTGMALGRLDLASGAVRRRLAVVGPALIALGYGVSWLALRLTGGAQKIMVGMPAMKDPGAMKDFGAMKDPGMAEGSFDLPVGGGLGGPDAWGLLAAEPHSGSTFDLVGCLGVAITVILCATVALDRLPWLRRPATPVIAVGTMSLTLYVGHILAILALPGEAATPPQAASFGLLLCFVVGATVFAAVWSRFFRRGPLEHLLNDATKLARRVR
- a CDS encoding PQQ-dependent sugar dehydrogenase → MKVRTRSSAIIGTLCLVASLALTTASADEPSAPRQAAKVVLTKVATAQNPSVGTAGPGGTVWLAERAGKVRVLGDEGLGAPVIDISGETTTNGERGLLGITFDKEFAHFYISFTNLQGTTTVDEFAVRDGKIQPGTRRTVLTQTQPYANHNGGDIAFGPDGYLYIALGDGGSAGDPHGNGQNLGTLLGKLLRIDPSGGKPYAIPPGNPFVDDPNAKDEIWAYGLRNPWRFSFDAGTGDLLIGDVGQSAWEEIDWAPATSKGGENYGWSQMEGNHPFRGGTEPANHVPPIHEYDRSGPGCSVTGGYVYRGEAIPDLRGQYVFSDYCDGTIRTLQLENGKVTGVSDLGVDGGRVVSFVQAGNGELYVLDLRGSVSRIDPA
- a CDS encoding phosphatase PAP2 family protein produces the protein MNRLLLAVYPEPYRSRQGEEVLACLSEAYPGRSWPPPREVAALVRAGVRARARAVVDDTARPWWLDGIHLAALRSRCRGSEEAWIYPLSGAVYGSTPLPPMELSAKPTLMVGLAVIVVLTLVRRCWWQGCAALGVVIFTTGGKEVLESTILPRPDLVGAPENLLEQGFPSGHTAIPAALTLAAVLVVSPRIRPYVATAGVLWLACIAAASATMGGHRPSEVLGATLLACACYGLATWLLLPAAVPGATWSPRALPAITLTLALAVALASGARNDTLTRSLTSAAAGFLCAALVWYAAVGRPARAARRTRPALG
- a CDS encoding helix-turn-helix transcriptional regulator, translating into MTRQNPPLTEPQYFILAALMDGPLHGYGIIKAAEQATDGRLRIAVGTLYGALERMERAGLVAAGHEEIVDGRARRYYRLTEDGTEALGREALRMQQAAAIVIGRSRDAGAAPA
- a CDS encoding NCS1 family nucleobase:cation symporter-1, with product MTATDSADADRTTAPPGYSSRLYNADLAPATERKWGAFSIFNVWTSDVHSLYGYFLAASLFLVAGNTFKFLIGIGVGSLIIYWLMTLIGKAGVKTGVPYPVLARASFGTFGANVPALVRAVVATFWYGAQTSAAAGAIVAFLVRYDGPKHLHETSRLFDHSGLEVLCYLGVWAAQLLIISKGMETVRRFQDFAGPAVWVMMLILAIALSVKAGTLSFSVDMPSGDLAALAKSATGLDVGPGSFAAIAAIAATWVTYFAALFLNFGDFARFTPDTKALKKGNIWGLPVNLILFSLVAAITTAAASKVYGEVILEPAEISAKFDSAFLVLLAALTFAVATLGINVVANFVSPAFDFANVAPKHVTFRRGGLIAAVIALLLYPLHPWDNAPSFVNAIGSTMGPIFGVIVVDYYLIRKTQLNVPALYEEDGEFRFQGGWNIRAFAAGVVGAVFSSILPVYGPSGYGASLGPYSWFIGVVVAGVLYFAFSRGKSPHTARTAATEAPEATEA
- the putP gene encoding sodium/proline symporter PutP, whose product is MFDLSAPVVTTFVVYVAAMIGIGVWAYTRTHTFADFALGNRRLSAFVAALSAGASDMSGWLFLALPGAVYAAGLGAGWIALGLAVGTYLNWLFVAPRLRTYTEHAGNAVSLSAYLEERFEDRTRLLRMVSAAVTLVFFTVYVASGLVAGGLLFEQVFDLRFGLGVTLTALVIVIYSGLGGFLAVSLTHVVQGTLMFLALLVLPLVGIAALGGFGALGDAVESRTPKLLDAGADVGYAGGQWSADGSLGAVAIVSLLAWGLGYFGQPHILARFMGIRSIRAVPAARRIGTVWVVVVLAGATLVGLVGIGELGVPLSDPETVYIDLTRTLLNPWVAGLMLIAVLAAIISTADSQLLVSSVALTEDVYHAFLNRRASDRTLVWIGRGSVVVVILVACVIALEGGGVLSIVAYAWAGFGAAFGPVVLLSLHWPRMTWAGAMAGIVSGAATVLLWKKINPLLGPLESGIYEMVPGVLVATVAALVFGRFVGRPPKRAFWRMPGGGMSQLMLSPFLAHAPVGMAVLDTDLRYVWVNRPLDRLVPLEQRLGRKATEVLPSGEAEAFEEKMRTVLETGAPVMDYEFRAPGSTDLDRRRAYSASFFAMKDRRGRAVGVWYMIIDVTERWRAQERLALLNDAGARIGSTLDVTRTAQELADEVVPVVADFVAVDLLDSVMHGEEPAPGPVDMTPVIRRAAQQSVREGCPEASLAVGEAVRRAALSPVTRCLLESRTLVERILEPSTSAWVTEDQSLGATLREFDFRSLMVVPVRARGVTLGVATFARSRHRHPFEEDDVRLAEELVSRAAVSVDNARRFTRERAAARSMQRYLLPQELTAGSALEVASWYFPADAPSGVGGDWFDVIPLSGTRVALVVGDVVGHGMNAAATMGRLRTAVRTLANLDLPPDELLAHLDDLVIGLTEEDGSGEPTAYGDGTAGTAFMGATCLYAVYDPVSRRCTLARAGHLPPVVVGPDGVADVLELPAGPPLGLGYLPFESVELELAEGSLIALYTDGLIETFDRDLDVGLTQLGEALTVSRPTLEGIGRSVVDALLNGPPSDDAALLLARTRVLAPDRVVSWNLPSDPAAVAHARALVGRQLAEWHMDDLTFTTELIVSELVTNAIRHASGPVCLRLIRDRSLICEVSDASSTSPRLRHARTTDEGGRGLLIVAQLAQRWGTRYTATGKIIWAEQVIPGPAATSVRQA